The Penaeus vannamei isolate JL-2024 chromosome 15, ASM4276789v1, whole genome shotgun sequence genomic interval acAAAATCAGCTTTGTGAAGTAGATATTTACAAGAACAAGTGGCAGAAAAAAGGGCAGTGTATGTTCGTCCATTGATAGTTTCCAACTCAACTaatgtctcccccctccccctccctatgtgTTGCTGTGTAATTTCCCCTGAGATTTCAAGAAAGGAATGTTTAATTTCAGGCCAAAAATGTTTGAAGATGAACCAGAGCCTTAATACAAAAGAGTTGAGTTATGGTGGGTTAGACTTGTGCATCGTTGCATTCCACAGCCATTAGAGTGATTATTTTGAACATTTCAGAAGTTGTGTCATGTTTGTAGATGTTTTATGTGGTTTTTGGAATATCGGTAATTTTTTGCCAATAAATACAAGTTAATACTGATTTAACAAGATAAACTGGTGATACCTCTGTCATATCACTAACTAATCAGCCCTCAGAATTATAATCTATGGTTTTCCCATTAGGGTATAACAGTATTGTGTATCCCAGTAGTTAACACATATGATGTGTCTTGGCAACGCATCAAACTTTTTTCCCAATCATTTGGTTTAGTTCTCAAGTTTTTGCCACATTATTAGTAGCCTAGTGCATCCCATTTATTTCCAAGCTAAATTTCACTCTCTTCCTGAATTTTCATTCTCCAGAATTTTTTTGTGTGCTTCTTGCCATTCAAAAGTGTACTTTATAATACACCCATTAGCATCTCATTCTTGATTTCACTTTGTTATTATAAAGGCAGATTTTACTCATAGTAGTAAATCGCTTAAATAGTATTTATCACACAGGCAAGAGAGATGAATGTAAAATTGAAGACACTACGTGGGGAATTTCAAATATGTGAGCGTTTGGAACGAGATACCTTCAGCCAGCTTTCAGCTGCTATCCGTGACTGTCATGAAAGAGAACGGTTTCAGGCAGAACAGAGCAAATATTGGTAAGCAAAACCTATTGTCTCCTTCATGTTTACTGTTATGTGTTAGGAAGCTTGTTCCTATTTGTGCAAGGTGTGGaaatatgtgtttatgaatgATCACTGTTAGGATTTTATCAGTGTATGAGTTGATAAGTTTTAGAGTGCACTTGTTTTGTATAATAAATCATGTatgttgtctgtttggttgttttctGTGATTTCATTTTATAGTTTCAGCCTATCTGGTCATCTGCTAGTACAGAGAGAAATCTGACAGCTTTTGTATATTAGATATAAATTTTATGAGCTGTGTCTGATGTTTCTGTTTATTAATGATTAGAATTTTACATATTTATGGGATgtagcagatatatatatttttttccctttatccaCCCAGGTCAATTATTGCATCATTGGTGTCAGCAGCTCTTGCATCGATCATCACATCCATCAATAACTGGGTGAGAATCCGAGAAGTGAAGGAGCATGTGACCACCAACAGCAAGCAATTGATGGCTGGGTATGCTCAGATGCATAGTGATGTTATAAATAGCATCTCAGAAAAACTGAGTACTACTAGTATGTTAGCCAATAGTAGTACTCAACCCAAGACAGTAGATTCTCATGTATCCCAAAAGGCATTTAAAGATGAACTGGCTCTTTTAACAAATTCAGTGGGCAGTGCTAAAAAAGACATAGATAAGTTGATAAAAGCTGTAGGGTCACTGAAAAAGAGCATGTCTGAATTAATTAAAGCTGAAGAAAAAACCATTACAGGTAATGTTGCCTCTCTTTTGCATGAAGAAAGGAGGCTTCTTTCCAAACAGATAAACTCTCAGTTAGAGTCAGTATTTGCTAAGGTATTTCTGTCATCAGAAAATAATGGAGGGGAATCACTGTTACTAGATGAAGAGCCCGCAAAGTCCTTTCATGGAAAATCAGAAATATATGTTGTTGAGTATAGCTACTATCAGATTTTTACATTTATGGCAGTTGGAGCAGGTATAGGGATGTCATTTGCAGCTATTCTGTCAAAATTGTTTTCAAACGGTTAACCTTGATGTTATTCTTTATGCTGCAGGTTATGTGTAAGTGTCATTAAATAGTAATATAAGTAACAGGTGATATGATAGCCACTCACTGTTATGCCAGCTCGGTAACTGTTAGCAGCAACTTTTTATAAAGTTCCAGGTGGATTTTATGTGATATCTAGATTGTGTAGGGATGGGAATTTTATCAGTGAATTATGCCCCGTGTCTTGTAAGTGTATGAGTGTAAGAGTAAGCATGAGGTGTGGGCTTATATTTATGCTTGtaagcatatgcatgtatgatataatgtgtatatattgaatacatacatatagaacaaTGTGTTTCTGTATTACTCTTTAATAATTTCTCAGAAAGTAatgcatttatatttctataagcAGTTAGTCTAGTCACTATATTACTCTGAGTCAtcagataaaacaaaattaaatataaGTTGGTGATATCCTCCATCCAGTTATATTGATTTGTCAGCCTTTGCTGTTAAAGTAGAAAAGTATGACTTGTGGTAATGGTGACTAAGTATATAGATGTCCAGTGCATGAAAGGTAAGTCAGGCAAAGATttacatgatattaatgatgatgaaattatattGTGCAATTTACAGTAGACTTAgcaagatgattattattaagttATAGATAATACATGTTTTTTGGATGTCATCTCATGTAGACTTTTATAAAAAGAAATCttgtattacttttttatatatacatgtttaattcCTTATGTAatgggaaataaatatatattcagtgGCTACAGTTGTTTATAcccttgattatgattattatagctgTAGGATAAAGTGTTgtgcaatgaaaatattattagaTATTCCTCTATTTCAAGAGTACAGAATGATACAATTTTTTTACTTTACTACAGAAGTTAGAGATAGAAATTAGATGCAAATGGTTATATAATAAGACTTTGTAAACCTTTTTATGTACCTAATAAATACTGGCAATATAAGgttaataatatgaatagaaCTATAAATATACTGGGCCAGTTCAATAGACTAAAGTTGAGCCAGCAATAGCGTAAATTTGGATCATTAAAGTTAAGGCACCTTTAGTTGCATAGGCTACAGTTGACCTAGCCATAATTCAGGAGACCCaaggttaacaataataattctgcaGAACAAAGGAGTCACCTGTAGCTTAATACACCAAAATCAAGTGGCCTGTAGTTCAAGATGCAAAGATTAACCAACCTGTATTTCAATGGATAAAGGGAATGATATATGGCAACCTTTAAACAATAGCTAGGTCGGGTTCCTTGAACTGCTTGTAATTTAATTGACTCAACTATTAATATCCAAATGAATACTTTGTCTTAAACAATATTAAACAAAGCAGGCATCATTTTAACATTTAGAGTGTGTGGATTACTGTAGTCTGAATATTAGTAATACTATCTGTTTCTCATAGGCTAGAATTGATTGTCATCTCAGGTGCAAGATGCTTTAGGCtgttatagatatattttgtCAGCTTGTTATGGGTTGGTTCTTGTTATTTATCCAATATTTGGTAAAGAGATTCCTTGTTGGTCACTGTCATACTTGGTGTACTTATATTCTGTTGTGGTCTGCATGCTTGCTAATTACAGGAATACAAAGGAATGTATTTTCATAAAATTTTATTGTATGCATCCATTAATGAGTGTCACAGCTTGCAGTCATATGTAAGGTATGTATAATCTTGTCATATTTAAGAAATGGAATCTCTAGGATAAATTTTCATATTTGGCCATTTATCATAGCTTCACTACTTCAACCTCATCTGTATTTTTATCATATACTGGCAACTGTCATTTTCCTTGTTGCACTTCATGAAGTTATCATTTATTCAGTTCTGTAGGTAAGTGGATCTAACCTTTCGTTTGCAGTGTTTAAGGCTTGTGCTAGGTCCATTGCAAGCAAAATGGTAAATGGTATAACTGTTTTACTCTTTTAGTACAGTATGTGAAATAAAAATGTACAGTAAGTCTTTTAGCCATGCATAATCATCCCATATTCATTGACTAGGCATTGGTGGCTCTAGCCAATTTGGCATCCGAAGGGAGATGAAGATTTGGCACCCCCTAAACTATAcccacatagtatatatatatatatatatacctgataatggcaatgatggtatCTCACTGTAGAAAATGTTGGATGGGCAGGGGTACCAGTCTGCAATCATTTTtgattacatttattattgtattttttcctttttgatgaTCCCCCTTCCAAGTGGTGGCACCTTAGGCAATCGCATGCACAGCCAATGCCAAAAGCTAATCATATGGCTATGGACAATTTCAGCTTTTTATTTCATGCAAATCGATGAAGCAACAAGCAAGTCTCAACAACCGATTCCACCTAGTTTTAAAAACCCTTGAAGACATAACATCTAACTGTTGGTATTCTTGTATTGCTTTTCCATGGGGATCTGCTTTTTttgtacaataataacaacacaattcATAGCCAATAAAACTGATAAAGGTATAGATTTTGTGGGTTAGAATAGAATAAAGCCTGCTAAAAGTGGGGTACGGGGGGTGGAAGTAATGTGTCTAAGAAATATTAGAATAGTATTATTTCCTTGAAAAATTATCTCTTGTTTTCTATGAATATACAATTTTGTTGAAGATATCATtggcttttcattttatttctcatttctttttcttcatttatgaTTTTCACCACATTCAGTTTTTACCAAGGTGATGAATTTTCAGATGGTGCTTTTCTGACGCTCTCCCCAAAACCAAATCAAATGTTCTGTTAGATGTGGATTGAAGTTATCTGTATTTTGATTTACTGATATTTAAAACTGATGATATAGCACTTTCTCTTGTACATATGCccctgtatgatttttttttggggggtggggtggggggggactgaCATAATTACAGGAAAAATAGTGGTTTGTGGctaaatggaagggaaaaaatagtTTTGGTTGAGCACATTTGAAATTCAATATAACTGCTATTTGTTCAAGCTGACATATGCACAAAATACTTCAAAATGTTAAGCTTACCATATAGTTTCAGATATCTTTGTAAGgcaataaatatttttcttgtttaagAATCTCAGAATCTGATGGATTCTTTTCTACGGTGATATTCAAaggttataaataaaataaaagctcaAAACACTCTAATATCATATTGTTAAAGCATCAttgtataaacaataacaaatgacTGAAATGATTTTTTACATTCTATAAATTCACAAAAATATTTTACCTATAGAACCTAGATCAACATAATCAGGAGCAGTAAATAGTAACAAAGAACTCTTATTGTGCTACACAATAGAACCAAACAAACGTTACCTGTCAATTTGGCTCAGCAACTGATTACAATTTTCTCTGTGATTAAATGGCACAAACTCAGCAGAGGGTTGGAGAAGACAGCTCACATATACTGAGCTATAACCTCAAAAAGTATAACTTCAAAAATTTGTACACAAAACGTACTTACAGAATGTGTGTTTCAAGTTGCCAATTGAGAGCCTGGCCCTATGCCAAGAATTACTGAATGAACACCCTTTATCTGGTGGTACAgtaaatactgtctgctacattATACATGCCAGTCTCATGTTACGTAATCTTTCCTCCACTGCATATTTTGTGAATAGTTGAAAATAACCTaactgaatattcataaataatccAGTTTTCTACTTAACAGCTATTTCTATCACATACTTTAATCATGTATTTTACATCAATATGGCTCAGTTGCTGTAAACCATGAGCATGACTTTATCTGTTTtactaaagtaaataaatattggACTATAAATTcccaattaaaaaaaggaaatattcttATTAAAACTTACATATAAAGTTGGCTTGTTGTATAACCATAAATTAATCTTGGTCCTATTGTCAGGCTGAGCAAACCATGATATAGTAGTGTTAATTTAGATATCCccacatcaatatttttatttttgttattaccattataatctgaTTACTTCCAAAATAAAGTTCATGCTTTGTGTCATACACTTCTTGCATGAATAAAAGACCCATGGCACTTTGCTAAACAGATATTCTCGAGCTTTTTCTTTTGAAAACCTTCACACCTGTAATGTTAAATATGGCATGAAAGCATAGCAAGCAATTATCATTTCAGAATATTAAGATCTTGAATAATGAATTTTACTGTAACATGTTCAAAAAAGCTAAAAAGTAAAACTCAAAATTCAGCATATAAAAATATGGGCACAATAAACAGTTATAACAAGTCAAATAAAATAACATTTCATAAAATAAGAGCAAGAACAGAAGCACATTATTGGCAGTGTGTTACAGACATGAGATTTATTACATTCCCTAAATATCTCTCTATGGATCCTCCTAGTTTACTTTCACATTACAAAATGTTATAATTTTGACCAcacaaataactataataaaaagtaTCCTatacaaacaatacaaaaaagcTATCTTTGAATATGAACATTGTCTACTGAATAAAGGGTACAGTAGTTTTCATCACTCTCCTATAAACTTTGCTAATACTGTTATCAAAAAAGATTTAGTGTCAAGTCAACAGCAATATTATCTGAGAAAAATATAGGCCAAAAGATTAAGCTTGTAAGAATGAAATATCTGCCACActggatatatgttttttttttattttaaggtTATCCATATCATGGTGATGGTTAAGTACCAATACTAATGATCAGCCTAACTTGTTTTACTGTTTTCTGTATCCATAAATCAGCAATCAGTTATTAATCACTGGTATAATTATAATCACTTTTAAAGAGTCATTACAGCCCACTAACTCACCAGGTAAGTCAACCTTTCTGAGAATTATGGAATGCTTGTTCATttgtattatgaatataatttcaAATCTTTACACATCATACCATTTTGTTTGGCTGGGAATATTCAATTAACTTTTAGATATTAAGGCAATCACACACCTCCACTCAAAACAAGATTTGGGTTATAGAATATGACACATGCTTATACACAGTACTTTCATGCTTTTGATGAAAAAGTATAAAACTGTTTTATTGATTTCTGGAACTCAGTGCTTACCAGAATTTACCATTTCACGCAAGAgacaattattttctttctcttatcttttacaATGGTTTACTATGATAACATCAACTTTCGATACTAAAAATAATCAATGTCCTTGTGCTTTTTTAGGATGGCTATTGTACATCTTCCATCACTGTACAATACTTAGTTCAATCTATTAAATTTTAATACTTGATTCAAATGTCATGTTCATAGAAAATGAAGAAACTAATCCTATTCCAATCATTGGATTTGAACAATTTCTTTCTGCTAGAGTGCAAATCATAAAACTTAAAAATATACCACATATTTCTCACATTTGGTGACCTTTTCAAATACCATCACATAAAAATATTTTATCACACCTTCTGGTTATCAACTGATTTCATTGGTCtgctgtaatgattattatatgaattatgtatcaTAGTTTTAATAAAGCAGTAAATTGGTttgacacaaaaataaataaataaataaccagagCCTCTGTTTCTTTATCCAGACCACCCCTGACTATTCTCAACATCATTTCAATAGATCTTTAAACTGCAAAGACTTGAGCAATGATCTTTGTTTACATCTCCCACTAATGTCTTCCTGTTTAACCAAAGGCTCTATTCATTGCTTTAATCTGCACAGCAAATTGTGGACTTGGTCCATACTATCATCCATTTCCTTCTATTATATAAACAATGAATCCTAGCATAATCTATCCCAAAAGGTCTCTTACACATCCCAGATGCCGGATTTATAAAATTAGCCTTTAAGTAACTTGAAATCACTTACAGATTGTGGCCACTGGGATacgcaatttatatatatttctcttgagGACTCTTGGCCTGGACTAGACAAGGcattcacatatatctatatctatatatatagtcatcTATAATATGAATAAAAGTTGTGTAGCAAGTTGTAAGTTCTTGGACCAATATACTGAACACCTTGTTAACAAAGCAGAATATTATACTGTCTATTATAAAAACAGTgcaatataatgacaatataaatgaaaagaaaagcatATAGATCattaaagagaagaacaaaatatAATGATCATGAGAAAAGAATATTTTTACTGACAACTACAAAACAGAGCAGTATACTGACCATTTTAAACTACACTGATTTTTCAAAAGAAAGGTATAGCATACTGACATCAAACAGAACAGAACAGTATACTGGCCATCTTATAAAATATCAGTATACTGATCATTCACTGAATAATGCAGCATACATACTGATCAACAAATTGGTACAATATACAGACCATACAGATCAACAAATAAGTATGCTCaccatctataaaaaaaaaaaaaaaaaaaaaaaaaaaaaaaaaaaaaggaacagtaTACTGAC includes:
- the LOC113822158 gene encoding hyaluronan mediated motility receptor, which produces MHRIAISRRSWPCSCSSNLQNLNLSLQNTVVRYGTFSRQQFLVSNSYLVINPTWKGTELNGTNVRCMSTSGQPPDSQDPKKDVRSSDANVVRKEDVDNNKFKFEKVFSLIYEKGNQFQSYGDNLKQKMETNKALLMSKIERKEGEKWKDTFNRWYENYQDFVGITDLKKAQVKVTELSENLLETQSKRREFQVEIEKLQENLIINQQRITKTELYSDEHYTLFDEAREMNVKLKTLRGEFQICERLERDTFSQLSAAIRDCHERERFQAEQSKYWSIIASLVSAALASIITSINNWVRIREVKEHVTTNSKQLMAGYAQMHSDVINSISEKLSTTSMLANSSTQPKTVDSHVSQKAFKDELALLTNSVGSAKKDIDKLIKAVGSLKKSMSELIKAEEKTITGNVASLLHEERRLLSKQINSQLESVFAKVFLSSENNGGESLLLDEEPAKSFHGKSEIYVVEYSYYQIFTFMAVGAGIGMSFAAILSKLFSNG